From Anopheles coluzzii chromosome 3, AcolN3, whole genome shotgun sequence, the proteins below share one genomic window:
- the LOC120955953 gene encoding ubiquitin-conjugating enzyme E2-24 kDa isoform X1: MSTSAGSSSTGNGGGGSGGSSSNSDGNNSAGGRRNGNGSGAATGSETTVPKPETKESKSNPKISKALGTSAKRIQKELAEITLDPPPNCSAGPKGDNLYEWVSTILGPPGSVYEGGVFFLDIHFSPEYPFKPPKVTFRTRIYHCNINSQGVICLDILKDNWSPALTISKVLLSICSLLTDCNPADPLVGSIATQYLQNREEHDRIARLWTKRYAT, encoded by the exons ATGTCTACAAGTGCCGGTTCGAGCAGCACTGgtaacggtggcggtggaagtggtggcagcagcagcaatagtgATGGAAACAACAGCGCTGGTGGGCGTCGTAATGGGAATGGCAGCGGAGCAGCTACTGGGTCCGAAACCACGGTGCCGAAGCCTGAAACAAAGGAATCAAAATCCAACCCAAAAATATCGAAAGCCCTAGGAACTTCGGCTAAGCGAATCCAAAAAGAGCTGGCAGAAATTACCCTTGACCCTCCACCAAATTGCAGCGCTGGACCAAAGGGTGATAACCTTTACGAATGGGTTTCAACTATTCTCGGTCCTCCCGGTTCCGTTTATGAAGGGGGTGTATTCTTTTTGGATATACATTTTTCACCCGAATATCCGTTCAAACCACCGAAG GTAACCTTCCGGACCAGGATATATCATTGCAACATTAACAGTCAAGGAGTGATCTGTTTGGATATATTGAAAGACAATTGGTCACCTGCATTGACTATATCGAAAGTTTTACTATCCATTTGCTCCCTCCTAACAGACTGTAATCCag CTGATCCACTTGTGGGAAGTATTGCAACTCAATATTTGCAAAACAGAGAAGAGCACGACAGAATCGCTCGCTTGTGGACAAAGCG ATACGCTACGTGA
- the LOC120955953 gene encoding ubiquitin-conjugating enzyme E2-24 kDa isoform X2 — protein sequence MSTSAGSSSTGNGGGGSGGSSSNSDGNNSAGGRRNGNGSGAATGSETTVPKPETKESKSNPKISKALGTSAKRIQKELAEITLDPPPNCSAGPKGDNLYEWVSTILGPPGSVYEGGVFFLDIHFSPEYPFKPPKVTFRTRIYHCNINSQGVICLDILKDNWSPALTISKVLLSICSLLTDCNPADPLVGSIATQYLQNREEHDRIARLWTKR from the exons ATGTCTACAAGTGCCGGTTCGAGCAGCACTGgtaacggtggcggtggaagtggtggcagcagcagcaatagtgATGGAAACAACAGCGCTGGTGGGCGTCGTAATGGGAATGGCAGCGGAGCAGCTACTGGGTCCGAAACCACGGTGCCGAAGCCTGAAACAAAGGAATCAAAATCCAACCCAAAAATATCGAAAGCCCTAGGAACTTCGGCTAAGCGAATCCAAAAAGAGCTGGCAGAAATTACCCTTGACCCTCCACCAAATTGCAGCGCTGGACCAAAGGGTGATAACCTTTACGAATGGGTTTCAACTATTCTCGGTCCTCCCGGTTCCGTTTATGAAGGGGGTGTATTCTTTTTGGATATACATTTTTCACCCGAATATCCGTTCAAACCACCGAAG GTAACCTTCCGGACCAGGATATATCATTGCAACATTAACAGTCAAGGAGTGATCTGTTTGGATATATTGAAAGACAATTGGTCACCTGCATTGACTATATCGAAAGTTTTACTATCCATTTGCTCCCTCCTAACAGACTGTAATCCag CTGATCCACTTGTGGGAAGTATTGCAACTCAATATTTGCAAAACAGAGAAGAGCACGACAGAATCGCTCGCTTGTGGACAAAGCGGTAA